A region of the Ranitomeya imitator isolate aRanImi1 chromosome 10, aRanImi1.pri, whole genome shotgun sequence genome:
tctctttcttaggataccgccgcaaggtagtgcaggcgcggttccgtaacgttctgttctgttcgctaggtacctgccagatttcccagttctgacaggtcctccctggagctctcccaggcttcgttctgtctaacttcctgtccaacccctagttttaccaatgtgaggagtggcccaataaataagccttttactccccctagtggccagagtgtgaagtgtaatgtgtgctggtgatacctggtcaaagaactcctttagtgcagtcagacgtaccatcactccccttagtggcagagcgacgttactgcaatgaccagatctctggggcgctgcatattcacCTGCTGTATTTATTTTTTAGCCATTTATATAATAAAAATTGAAGGTTTATAAATTTATATATTAGAGCTCGGCGGTGATTGCATATACAAAAAATACCTCTAATAATCTATCCTTAATAAACTGTGAAATATGGCCTGCCATGCTGGTAACCAAACTGATAGACAGTGAGAGGAACTTGTGCAGAGATTCAGgcagcaaggacctaagagaaCAGCACAGAAGGAACATCTCCAAactcacctggctaggtggatcctaaattgcttccagACTGCCAGGAcccccatcatcacctgttacccaTGCCCAGGACTGCCCATTCGACCaccaagtaaaggtaaagaaaactacaatccttgtgtcctccagtcattaatGGGAAGCAGGTAGCAGAGGCACTGGAAGCTGCAGTCAGACAGGAGACGTCCTGGAGACTGTGGACAGGTAGCACAAATACTGGAAGTTGCAGACGCCTAAGACTCAGGAACACTTAAAGTCTTAATAGCAAGAAACAGGTGTGTGACCTGGTTGGCCTTTCATGGGTCTAGGTAGacaattacatgggagcatattagGCTATCTGCAAAGCCCTTTGTGACCAGAATGTTTGACGGACCGGAATGAGGAGAGCAAAAGCCAGATCTGAGACAGGTGTGTAATAGTATCACTTACTGACATGATTGCTGCAGTTGTGATAAGATCACTGCTTTCTCTGCTGTAGACATAGCAGTAGACAGAATGCTGAGCCCtaaataaccctgcccacaccctgAGTGACAGCTTCttgtgtacattgtcagcaagctgtcaatcagttgtgggggcggaggtcacacagattGGCAGGACTGGCCTGCACGTGaaccctagtcctgcagtgataatctcctgctgataaaacactaattgtattgaaactacagaaatctgctgagcaagtgacacattgctggaatcagaccctctgcccttacattatgctgctatcagatgaAATATCAAAAacttgctgacggattcccttaaaCAGAGAATCCGTCAGCGAGCTCATTCAGATTAAATGATGGGAGAGTTTGTAAATCCTTTACCAGTCTCTTTTGATCTACTCTCAGCTGATTAATGACCACAGATCACATAAAAGTtaaatgtgcagggaaacaaagatcCTGTAAAAGCAAAATAGTACAAAATTCGTAGTGAAACCCAAGTGCAAAAATGAAGTTTAACCTCAAATCCATTACTTTGAGATTCTTCCGAGCCTAAATATAGTAATTACGATTCAATGAGCCAAATACAAGTACACACAGCTTTCATGGTTAAAGATATGGGTCCTAGTGATTGCTCCCTGCGTGGGGTTTTGAGTTAATATGGGAACTTGCAGGTGTCTGGAGATGATCCATGTGAAGTTACAAGATGTTGAGTTCTAACGGTCCTATAAAGGATTCACCCAACTGACCATAGACCTCAATACTTTATATCACATCAAGGCAGAGCAAAGATCCGCTCAATATGCGTTCTCTCTGGGCGTTGATGTTCCTGGGGATAGCAGGTAACTACCATAGATATCTGAATGCCTTTCTTAAAGCATACCTGTCATTTTAGATTTAGCTGCATATGAGGAACAACACCATTTCTAACCACCATATGACTTCATTTTTCaccacttttcctctctgaaggttctatctctaattttcagttgactGAGCTGGTGGGTGTAGAATATCTGCTATGTTTCCATACACAACTCATACAGACATAAGGgatttcctgctctcctgtctataTTTAGCATATGTTCAAAAGCAGCAGCAGTTTAGAGGAAAGTATACAGCATTACTGAGCATTATAGCTGTGAATCCAGGGTGACGTAAAACACCAGAAAGCAGCATCAgcatcaccacagtgtggctgtgcCTCCTACTTACTTCTCTCCTCCATAgactgctctcctgtctgtatgtagCACATGCTTAGAAACAGCAATGAGAGCAAGGAAGATAttacacagcagtactgagcagtgtagctgtgatgcCAACTCTTTGGTGAGATAAACACAAAAAAGCAACATCTTGATCTGTTTCTGTGTGTATGCGCCTCTCTCTATCACTCTGATCTCTTTCTCCCCTCTacatagacttcaataggcagaTGTAATATGAACTCACGGTGAGTTGGCAGATTGTCTTGCTTTGACCTAGAGGAAAAGTGAAAATTTCCTTCTAGGTCAAATTTGGCTCTCTACAAAATTAAGCCATAGAGCCCTAACTAGGAACTTaccataaaactttttttttttcagtggctGCTCCTCTGGACGATGACGATAAGATCATTAATGGATATGAGTGTCCCCGCCATTCTCAGCCGTGGCAAGTTTATTTCACCTACAGTGGAAACCGCTGGTGTGGAGGATCCTTGATCACCGCACGATGGATCATCTCAGCAGCTCATTGCTACAAGCAGTAAGCTCTGGAGATATGGAATATTTAGCTAAAGATTCCTCCATTTAGTAGAAGAAAATTACTTAAGTTGTTTTTCATTCTTTACTCCTTAAGAAAGCAATCAGTTTTTGCGTTGACAGCAACAATTTTGCTTttcaacttttctatttttcccttGGCACTGCCGAATGAGAGCAAATTGTATTTTTAACATCATCATTTTGGATAACAAATAATGATGACGTGATTAAATTTTACGAAAGACAAaagaaaaagcacaggccataTAGAATGGGGGATCACCAGTCGGCAATATAAATTtcaaaacacagctttattaaagtaCAACACAGGAAAAAAGagaacattaaaaacatctaaaacacatTGATTAAATTTTATCTATTATTTTGACTTTTTCGAAGACCCAAaacgttttttatttttctgacaacAAAACTTTTCGAGGTCTCGTGTTACCCAATTAGTTTTTACTTTCTCGTTTTTATCcatgaaaatttgatttttttttcagggaaatgcaatctttcttaaaaaaaaagttaaaaacttgACCTTACTTGATGTTTTATTGTTTCGGTAGACCCAAGACTTTAATTGCTCATCTTGGAGAACACGATACAACAAAGGAAGAGGGTAGTGAGCAACATATCCAGGTGGAGAAAGCTTATCAGTACTTCCACTACAACGCGTATTACATAGACCATGATTTTATGATGGTCAAACTAGCCGAGCCGGCACAGTTGAACCACTATGTCCAACCTATTCCCATTGCCAGTAGTTGTCCCACTGAGGGAAGCTGGTGCCTGGTATCCGGCTGGGGAAATCTGAAAACATCTGGTGGTGAGTTTTCTATAACGTTCATCTCTCTTTGGGATTATATCTTATTGTTACGAGTTAAATTACCTTTTTTTACAAGACATGGTTGCACAATTACAATCTGGACAACCTGTTTTTATACATGATACTATGATAATTTTGTGATGGAAGGTCAATCATCCTTCGGGACTTATGTctactagagcaggggtccccaactccagtcctcaaggcccaccaacatgtcatgttttcaggatttccttagtcttgcccaggtaataattgcatcacttgtgcaatgcaaaggaaatcctgaaaacatgacctgttggtgggccttgaggactggagttggactAGAGGATGGATCATCCTTGGGGTTTATGTCTACTAGAGGGTGAATTAGCCTTCGGGACTTACGTCTACTACAGGGTGAATCATCCTTTGGGAAAAAAGTCTACTAGAGGGTGGATCATCCTTTGGAACTTACGTTTACTGGAAGGTGAATCATCCTTCGGGACTTACTTCTACTAGAGGTTGAATCATTCTTAGAGACTTACTTTTTCTACACGGTTAATCATCCTTTGGGAATTACGTCTCCTAGAGGGTGAATCATCCTTTGGGACTTACTTGTACTAGAGGTTGAATCATTCTTTGGGACTTGTTTCTAGTAGAGGGTTAATCATCCTTCAGAAATTACGTGTACTAGAGGGTGAATCATCCTTTGGGAAAAAAAGTCTACTAGAGGGTGGATCATTCTTTGGAACTTACGTTTACTAGAATGTGAATCATTCTTTGGGACTTACCTCTCCTAGAGGTTGAATCACTCTACGGGACTTACTTTTTCTTCAGGATTAATCATCTTTTGGGAAAAAAGTCTACTAGAGGGTGGATCATCCTTTGGAACTTACGTTTACTAGAGGGTGGATCATCCTTCCGAATTTATGTTTTCTAGAGGGTGAATTATCCTTTGGGACTTACTTGTACTAGAGGTTGAATCATTCTTTGGGACTTGTTTCTAGTAGAGGGTTAATCATCCTTCAGAAATTACGTGTACTATAGTGTGAATCATCCTTTGGGAAAAAAGTCTACTAGAGGGTGGATCATTCTTTGGAACTTACGTTTACTAGAATGTGAATCATTCTTTGGGACTTACTTCTACTATAGGTTGAATCACTCTTCGGGACTTACTTTTTCTTCAGGATTAATCATCTTTTGGGAATTACATCTACTAGAGGGTGGATCATCCTTTGGAACTTACGTTTACTAGAGGGTGGATCATCCTTCCGAATTTATGTTTTCTAGAGGGTGAATCATCCTTTGGGACTTACTTGTACTAGAGGTTGAATCATTCTTTGGGACTTGTTTCTAGTAGAGGGTTAATCATCCTTCAGAAATTACGTGTACTATAGTGTGAATCATCCTTTGGGAAAAAAGTCTACTAGAGGGTGGATCATTCTTTGGAACTTACGTTTACTAGAATGTGAATCATTCTTTGGGACTTACTTCTACTATAGGTTGAATCACTCTTCGGGACTTACTTTTTCTTCAGGATTAATCATCTTTTGGGAATTACATCTACTAGAGGGTGGATCATCCTTTGGAACTTACGTTTACTAGAGGGTGGATCATCCTTCCGAATTTATGTTTTCTAGAGGGTGAATCATCCTTTGGGACTTACTTGTACTAGAGGTTGAATCATTCTTTGGGACTTGTTTCTAGTAGAGGGTTAATCATCCTTCAGAAATTACGTGTACTATAGTGTGAATCATCCTTTGGGAAAAAAGTCTACTAGAGGGTGGATCATTCTTTGGAACTTACGTTTACTAGAATGTGAATCATTCTTTGGGACTTACTTCTACTATAGGTTGAATCACTCTTCGGGACTTACTTTTTCTTCAGGATTAATCATCTTTTGGGAATTACATCTACTAGAGGGTGGATCATCCTTTGGAACTTACGTTTACTAGAGGGTGGATCATCCTTCCGAATTTATGTTTTCTAGAGGGTTAATCATCCTTTGGGACTTACTTGTACTAGAGGTTGAATCATTCTTTGGGACTTGTTTCTAGTAGAGGGTTAATCATCCTTCAGAAATTATGTTTACAACAGGGTTAATCATCCTTCTGGACTTATGTTTACTAGAGTGTGAATCATCCTTCAGGACTTACTTCTACTAGAGGTTGAATCATTCGTTGGGACTTGTTTCTAGTAGAGGGTTAATCATCCTTCAGAAATTACGTGTACTAGAGGGTGAATCATCCTTCAGGACTTACTTCTACTAGAGATTGAATCAACCTTTGGGAATTAAATCTACTAGAGGTTGAATCATCCTTTCGAACTTGCTTCTACCAGAGGGAGAATTATCCTTCAGAACTTACTTGTACTAGAACGGGAATCATTCTTCGGGAATTACGTCTACTTTGTGATTTACATCTACCAGAGGGTGGATCATCCTTCAGGACATATGTCTTTTAGCTTCTGTTCTAGCAAACATAGGTTGGTCCATTCAACTAATATTAATGGGCACCATGTAATGGCCAAGGCAGAAGAAATGTGTTGATCTTTTTTTTGGCAATAACACTTGATCACTAAGTTTACGATAGTCAGATGATTGTTAAGATGGCTTGCTCTCGAAAAGAGGTTGTCCTACTGGGGCAATGGGGCATAATGTTTAATCTTTAGTTCTTTACAGTTGAGTTCAAAAGTGTTCACTCCCTACTGCAAATTAGGCTTGTTACAAAAATGTGCAAGCTTTCTCCTGAAAGCAAAAAACAAACGAACAAAAAGCAATCAGCTTAAATTGCTCAGCGTAATAAATATAATACATTTTTCTCCAAATTCACAAAATGTCACTTTTAAGAACTATTTAACCCTATGATAGAATCCTTCAAAAGATTACCAATTGAAAATCACGTGTTATGTCAAGGTCACCAGATGAAACGTATCAATGGCTTCATTTAAGTGCCATTGGGTTTGCTTACAATAAAACAAACTGGGGGGGGTTTGTTGACTTTGACATTTGACTGCATGTTTGACACATGGCTAAGTCAAGAGAGAGGTCCAAAAAGTTGAGAGAAGCGATCATTGCCTTGTACAAACTAGGAAAAGGATGCAAAAAAGTACAAAGACATTGAATGTTCCTAGAGGTATAGATGAAAGCAGAGTTCACAAGTTCAAAGTTACAGGAACATTGACGACATTATCTGGATGTGGCAGAAGGAGGAAGCTGTTACAGACTGCCACCAGATTCTTGAGGATGCCGGTAGTTAAACAAAACCCTAACAACTGCAAATGACTTGCACTAAGATTTGATGGCAGCAGGCCACAAAAGTGCATAATAAACGCTGAAGGACTCCACGGCATGTTTCCAAGACATCACCTCTACTGGCTCAAAAACACAAGAAAACTCATGGTGGGGGCTCGGTGATGCTTCCATTGATGCAGGATGTGGggttggtgatgcctacagtgaagcatggtggagactcagtgatgcctacagtgaagcatggtggagactcagtgatgcctacagtgaagcatggtggagactcagtgatgcctacagtgaagcatggtggagactcagtgatgcctacagtgaagcatggtggagactcagtgatgcctacagtgaagcacagtAGTAGCTGGTCAAGCTCTGGGTCTGCTTTGCTTACTCTGGCACTGGAACAATGCAGCATGTGGAGAACAAGATGGATTCAACAAGTGTCAGGAAATCCCAGGACAAAATGTCATGCCTTCTATGAAGAAGCTGAAGCTTGGGCATCATTGGAccattcaacatgacaatgatctccAGCTTTCCTCAAATTCCAACATggcttggtttaaaaaaaaaaagtcatggaaGATTCTGACATGGCTGTCACAGTCGCCTGAGTTGAACCGAATAGGAAATTGGTGGGATTCGAACAAAGAGGTTGCAGTAAACGCTAACCCAAGGATATGAGTGACTCAAAGGTGATTGCTCATGAGATTTTGGGATAAGATTCCTCAGGAACACTTGCAGAAGCTGGTGTCTGGCGAGGCACCATTTTTTTGCAGtgggttataacagccagagaacAAGTACTAAAGATATTTGTCATGAAGAGGTGACTAATTGTGAGACAGCAATAGTCAGGAACAGTAGTAATTTGTGCAGAATTTGGAGAAATGTTTGCCATGTATTCCTAGATGTAGGTCTACTGCAGTGGCAAATCATTAAAGGAAAAAAGGGAATTTAGCAGAGAaggataatgtaggggcagagcgtCTGATTCCAGTTATGTGCCCCTTGCTCAGCagcttgttgtagtttcaatacaatcagtgttttatcagcaggagataatcactgcaggactaggtgttgtGTGCTAGGCAGTCCAGCTAGTCAGTGTAACCACGCcccccaccagtgattggcagcttgctgaaagtgtacacagaaagctgccaatcagtgttgtgggcggggttatatacagaTCAGAATTATgacaactgctagatctgcagcagagaaaacagggattctatcacaaCGTCACCAAGCaggccagtaagtgatacatcactggaatcaggctttcttcCCCATACAGCAAAAAATGTTGtaattgggacagctcatagaatcccacggtatgcagtaccatctctacgctgacgacatgcagatctacctctccggacctgacctcacctccttactgaccaaaatcccgcactgtctgtctgccatttcagccttcttttctgctcgctttctacaactgaacatggacaaaacagaattcatcatctttcccccatctcactctacccctccaccagacctatccatcaatgtcaatggctgctcactatccccagtcccacacgcccggtgcctcggggtgatcctcgactctgccctctctttcaagccacatatccaagcccttgcctcctcctgtcgtctcaaactcaaaaatatttgccggatccgtgctttccttgaccgcaacactgcaaaaacgctagtgcatgcctttatcatctcccgcctcgactactgcaacctcctactctctggactcccctctaacactctggcaccactccaatccatcctacactctgctgcccgactaatctacctgtctccccgctattccccggcctctcccctatgtcaagcccttcactggcttcctatcgcccagagactccagttcaaaaccctcacactgacatacaaagccatccacaacctgtctcctccatacatctgtgacatggtctcccggtacctacctacacgcgacctccgatcctcccaagacctccttctctactcccctctcatctcttcttcccataaccgcatccaagacttctcccgtgcttgccccatactctggaactctctaccccaacacatcagacttgcgcctaccatagaaaccttcaaaaagaacctgaagactcatctcttccgacaagcctacagcctgcagtgatcctgaagttactgaacagccgcacaaccagctcttccctctcctagtgtatcctcacccaccccctgcagactgtgagccctcgcgggcagggtcctccctccttatgtactcgtgtgccttgttgtctgctcatgtttaatgtatttgtctatatttgccccgtattcacatgtaaagcgccatggaataaatggcgctataaaaatgtataattataataataataataaaataattggcTGAAATATTTAATATTTAACTAACTTCTGAAGCTGTCCACCACCATAGTCTGTTCACCAATTTTAAAGTTTTTATAGATggctagaattaaaaaaaaatagtaaaaaaaatagccAAATTTGCAATTTACTTATTAACAATTGGCTATGTTCTCCTCAAATCTTTACTTTTTATTTGATTATTTTTTACTCATTGCCAAAGGGACCGCCCACCGGTGGTAAaaatgtgcagtgcttacaagctctttcatgctgagcttgtaagcactgccctGAAGCTTAGTCACTAACAGTGCACTCCAGTGATTCTGGCCATCTTCAGTGCCACCCAAGCTATGCTTCTGTTTCCGCAGAGGCTAGACTGACTCATACAGAACCTGGGCTATGTCAGTCAATCAGGAGTATCGTCCCCAGCAGCCAGGAAATCAGGAggctgaaaaaataaacatattgttCATTCTTTAAGGAGGTACCACATAGAAGAGGGGCTGTGTTGCATTTTTATGAAAAGTTTGTGATTCTTTTAGTATCTGCTTTAAGAACTTATTCCATTTGCATGAAACAGAGAGAAAACCTGACGCAGAGCGATGAAACACAAGGACATCTCTGATCTGCTACTTTTTAGGTGTTTAATGTGTTCCAAAATTTCTGGAACTCCAAATGATATCTCTCCTAAAAATTAGAAGacatgaagggggctggctgactggcaTATTTAAATAACTAAGCTATCTCTCTCTTTATCATGGCTAATAGAGAGAGAGTGAGAAGGGGGCTGGGTGACTTGCTCATTTAAATAACTAAGCAATCCCTTTCTTTATCATGGCTAATAGTGATAGATAGAAGGGGTCTGGCTATCTGGCTCTTTAATTAACTGAGCCATCCCTCTCTTTATCATGGCTAATGGAGAGTGTG
Encoded here:
- the LOC138651173 gene encoding trypsin-3-like, yielding MRSLWALMFLGIAVAAPLDDDDKIINGYECPRHSQPWQVYFTYSGNRWCGGSLITARWIISAAHCYKQPKTLIAHLGEHDTTKEEGSEQHIQVEKAYQYFHYNAYYIDHDFMMVKLAEPAQLNHYVQPIPIASSCPTEGSWCLVSGWGNLKTSGVQYPDNLQCLDVPVLSTSSCKSSYPNKITNNMFCAGYLEGGKDSCQGDSGGPLICNGELYGVVSWGQGCAQTGYPGVYTKVCIYYDWIKNVIDNY